taatgaaaatattaatttttaataatgaggataataataataataataataataataataataataataataataataataataataataataataataacaataataataataataataagtaaactacctcaaaagagTAGTCCTAGAAAAAAAtgaccaagtccgggtttgaacccgagacctctcgcttaaagaCAACCACTCCAAACCATTCCTCTAGTTGTTCATTTCTGATTATATCACAACTTAAATCTATTTAACCATATATTTCGTTTCCATCATCATAATATGCAAGGCATCACCATTATCTATCCGTTATCAACACAATtcgtatcaccatcatcatcatactaATATAGTATAACAATATTATCATGCATCATATCCACGATCATCTTCATTCAAATCGTAACATCATCAATTCGATTCCCCTTTATCATTGTATACATATTATTGTTATTTCAACAGCCATATACGCAGGTTCTAGGCTTAGAATCATGACTCAAATAAAACATATTAGCAGCCCACATAAGCAGCCCGTTAACAAAAGGAATACGTTTTAAAATTTGTTGAAGTTTATAATTACCAACTCCTAGCCAAAATGGTCGGCCAACATGTACCATGTCCCACTCGCCTAATCATTTAAATATATCAGATCAATACTTGATGTAATCATGCCAATCTATTGTGGTAGGAACATTTGGAAAGTTTGGATATCCCACGTCTTCATCTAATGTCCAAAAGCAAACCGAAGTGGGGCACATTTTGATGATTAAAACATAAGAACAATTCGAGTAGGTGATAGATTAGGTAAACAAAGCTCGATGAGCAAATGGTTGTGGGGTTCGGTTGGGACGTGCGTAGGGTTCATCTAGGATTAAAATATAAACATCACAATTATTCTAAATGGAACGTACCCCTTTTTCTTTTAGTGATTAAATCTGTCGGCCATCATAGTGACAATTGGTACCACCTAATCCATTATATATTTCGGAGTACATTAATTCAATCAACGGCGACTTAaactgtgaatatatatatatatatatatatatggctcaTGACCCACTCCTTCAATCTTACTatcatttaaaaacaaaaataaaaatttacgATGCAGCAGCTTTCGGTTTAGGTGCGTGATGATGGTTCGAAAAAAAAAAACAATAGTAGATGGTTACCGGATTGGTGGTGTTTGGTTCCTCTAAGGCTTGAGCAGAAACAGTTAACGATTTAAGGTGTTAACTGGCTTTGAACAGAAACAAAGGTATCGTACAGTAGGTTAATCTTTAGTGGTTGTTTTACAACAATTGAAACAGCAATCGTTGTAGCACAAAACAGATGCTATATTAATAAGAAAGGTGGCGATTTGATGATTGTTCATGGTTGGTTTGTGGGTTGaatgaaaacagaaaaatataagtaAGTTTCGATTAACATGGCAGGGTTATGATTGGGTTGTTGTTAATTGTGGTGTTTTCGGATATAACCCAAATGGTAGTAGCAGTTCTTGATTACAGCAAAAAGTTCTATGGTGATGATGGGTTGTCATGGGGAGTTTTGGTTTGATCGAGAAGCAAACAGATACAACAGTAGTGTTAGTTGTAACCCGGTATTTTACAAGTTGGTTCGGTTGGTGTTCGAAATCTTGATGATGGTTTCGTTGATGGTGTATGCCAAATCAAAAAGTGGTGGAGATTGTGTTTGTGACTCTCATCAATATTAGTATGCAGAGAATATGAGATGGTTGATTGATTTTTGTAGAGTTGTTGATCGACAAAGAATCATAAGTGATGCAGGAAATCAAATAAAATTTGATTTGAAGTATAACTAATCTGTACTGGGAATCGGTCACCTACATTTATATTGACAAATTGAAACACATTTGAATCCTATGATTTAATTACAGATTAATctgtatttatatttgtatttaattgtatttacatgcacatatatatagctgtatttatatttatatagtatatttaatcttattaactaatacatataacattaataatactattcttaatattgtaattaataataataataataaatatttgtaacaacataagtaataataataatattattgctaataataataactataagatttataacattaatattattagtaataatattaataacaatactaattttattaatgataataatactattaataactaaTACACTTTGTTCTTTATCACACTTCATGTCTATATGTCATATAttgaatttaataatattaatgatactgatataataataatttaataataatgatagtatggtGTATCTTACAATTTTTAATATACGTAAATTCGTTATTAACTTCGTCAAGAAGTTAACGGGATTATATAATGAACTCAAAGTtatcatgttataatatatatagatatatatgcatctatattcatatacacataattatttacaattaattgttcgtgaatcgccgaaaaTGGTCAAAGGTTCACTGAATCCACATAAGTAGTTCAAAGGTagaatgtatgcatgaacacagttcaatgtttatgagacttcaatattacaaactttgcttatcgtgttggaaacatataaagattaagtttaaatttggtcggaaatttccgggtcatcacacctaacccctaaaccccaaaccctaaaccctaaaccataaaccctaaacgttATACCCTAAACttcaaaccctaaaccatataccataaacccgaaaccctaaaccataaaccatataccctaaactctaaaacataggccctaaaccctaaatcataaaccctaaaccgTGAACTCCTGATAAGCTAGCCAAAATCCAAGGAAGTTGTTCAAATCTATCATCATATGCTGCCTCTTCAATCACTTTACTTATAAATTCCTGGGTTGACAGGGGTTGATCACCCTGGTTAAATTCACCATGGCTTATACGTCGTAGAGTATCATGGAGTATACAAGCCGAACCTAGAATATTGAAACTGGAGGGTTGGTTTACCGTTTACCCGTTAAACCCTACACATTAGACTATAAACCATCAAACCTAACCACTATAACCCAAACCATACTAATTACTTCAACTTATTCGTAACGAGTTAGTTCATAGTCATCAGAGACGGATCTTGAACGACTTTAGTGGGAGGGCCAAAATAATTTCAAAAACTTATATATGAAAAATTCTAAAATCTTGGAGGGgctattatataaaatatttatattttagatCTCAGgaaataaaatttatactaaaagaACAAATTTTTGGAGGGGCCACTGCTCACCCGTGCCACCCCAAAGATACTTCCGTTGATAGTCTTAACATATtttgattagggtcttacattttCTTCACCATAAATAGAAGTATATAACAGAGTCGTGTCTCATTTTCATAATAATCTCAAAACAACATATCACATAATCTCATATTATTtcatcatcatccttatcatcGTTTATTCTTTAAGAACAACATCAGAATCATTTTTCTTCTTCATCCTTACTGTTACAAAATTCATCACTATCACTTGAGAAGTTACATATCTCACATCTAATACAGTACTCGTTCCACACTCTTCTTCCCATCTCCTTCCACGCTATCCCTGCTGATTTCGTCAACACCACCGACGCTGGTCAACCTAAACCCTATATCAAAAATTCAGTCCACATCTATCTTCTTCGCGTTTTAGGTATACATCTATCTTCTTCAATGATTGAGGATAAGTTACAGGTGCTAATTTTTGTTATAAATCATGATCTCATAGTGTTATTTTAAGCAATTACTAGTAGTATTGAGTAGAACATAGCTTCGTTAGTTGATTAGCTTgtttatttgatgatttttgctgtagTCAATGTTAATTAGACTATAGTCAAATGCTATTATTTTGATTTTATCAGATATGTTAGTTTGTATAATCATGAACTATTGATTGATTTTGATTTTCATTAGTTCAACTCGGAATAATAAGTTTGATATTTAACCGGTCGCGCTGATAAAAAAGCATTTTTATTGAAGTAATTTGGTCAATCAGTTAACTGACTTTGATAATCTTATTTTAGGGTTTCTGTTTTACATTTTTGTATAAAGTATGAATTTAGTGTTGGACCAATCTTGACATAAAATAATAGTTAGAGGTttattttgtgaaattatatcTCAAATGGATTTGAGGAGGTGGAACATGTGAACGGATAACAAGTGGGCTAGCCGTCATTGTTTTCAATTTTGCTTCTTCCTTGACTTTTCTACTTTATTCTAGACTTGACTATCCTAGATGATTCTAGACTTGGTTATCCTAGATGATTCTAGACTAGACTTGATTAACTTAATGGATAAGGTTAATCAACTATAAATAGGGATGTAATaaggagattgtaataagagtttttctataattggataaggatttccaataagttcttgttcttaaattttactattctgtcttataatctggtaccaaatttcttcaattggtatcagagcgaagTTACAAAAGGGATCGTGTTGTTGATCAAAAGGACTAGATCAATCACCAGATTCTAAGACAGAAAAATACGAGCGTCGATCGTAGACCAGATTCATGGGGGATATTATCAATACCTCGGATGCAATCAAGGATAGCAGCCATCTTACGTTCCAGTGCCCTATCCTAACTGCGACCAATTATCCCATCTGGTCGCTTAGGATCAAAGCGATTTTTAAGGCACATGGAATCTGGGAATCAATTGAACCTGGAACTGATGTCGATCAGAAAAAGGATAATGCTGCAATCGCTTATCTGTATCAGTCTTTACCTGAAGACTTGATTCTTCAAGTTGCAGGTTGCACCCATGCGAAGGAAATCTGGGATGCAATCAAGACCCGTCACCTTGGAGTTGAACGAGTAATGGAGGCTAGGCTTCAAACTCTTAAAGTTGAATTTGAAGCAGCACGGATGAAAGATAGCGAAAAAATTGATGATTTTGCAGCAAAACTTTCTGGAATTGCCTCAAAATCAGCTGCACTTGGAACCGTCATTGAGGAAACCACGTTGGTGAGAAAAATATTAACTGCCATACCAGAAAAATTCTTAAATATGGCAGCTACTATCGAACAACTGGTTGATTTCAAAACGGTGAAATTCCAAGAAGTTGTGGGTAGACTAAAAGCTTATGAAGAACGAACCAGTCTAAAGACTACAAATAACAGCCATGACCAACTTCTGTTGTCCTATGAAGGATGGGACtcaagaaagaaaagggaaaacagCTTTGGTCGAGGTCGAGGGAATGGCCAAGACACCCGGGGTAGGGGCCGAGGTCGTGGACAGTTTGGTGGTCGAGGAAGGGGTTCAGGCCGCGGACAAATTTTTTTTGCTGGTAGACAAACAACTGAAAACTTAACTAAAGATCGATCCAAGTTGCAGTGTTTTCGATGTGATGCATTTGGACACTTCTCATCGGATTGTCCAACACGAAAGAAAAGAGAACAAGCAAATTTGACTCAAGCTAGATCAACCGAACTACCAGTGGCTAATGATGACAGACCTGCACTATTGATGTCCGTAGCCAATCAAAGAAGCGAGAAGGAAGTAATTCATCTAAGTGAAAAGAAGGTTTTTCCAGCAAAGTATGAGTGACATGATAGTGGAGAAAACATGCGGTACTTAGATACTGGAGCAACAAACCACATGACAGGAAACAAAGGACTGTTTTCAAAACTTGATACGGATATTGGTGGTACAGTGAGATTTGGGGATAACTCGTGGGTAGATATAGAAGGAAGAGGATCTATTCTTTTAACATGTAAGAATGGTGAACAACGTTTGTTGACCGACATACTTTATATCCCATACTTAAAAACTAACATATTTAGTCTTGGGCAAGCTGAAGAAGGGGGTTGTGTAATCTTGATCAAACATGGTTTCTTGTATATGTTTGAGGTAGATGGATCGCTGCTAATGAAGGTTCAAAGGTCCCCTAATCGGTTGTATAAAATTAATCTCGAGGTTGGGACACCAATCTGTTTACATGCCAAGATTGATGATCCAGCATGGTTGTGGCATGCCCGTCTCGGTCATGTGAACTTTGATACAATAAAGCGGCTAGGGACCAACAATCTAGTTGATGGAGTGCCGGTTATTGATCACCCTACACAGATGTGCGAAGCATGTTTAGCAGGGAAACATTCACGACAAAGTTTTCCTGTTTAGACAACTTTTAGAGCCCAAAATCCACTGGAGCAGGTTTATGCAGATCTGTGCGGACCCATATCCCCTGCCAGCCAAGCTGGAAACAGGTATGTTCTGCTGATTGTTGATGATCACAGCAGGTTTATGTGGTCTTTCATGTTAAAAACCAAAGGAGAGGCATTTGAGCAATTCAAGAAATTCAAGGCGATTGCTGAAAATCAATATGGAAGGAAAATAAAGGTCCTTAGAACTGATCGGGGAGGAGAATTTACATCCAACGAGTTCAATCAGTATTGTGATTATGCTGGAATCACAAGACAGTTGACTGCACCTTACACGCCACAGCAGAATGGTATCGTTGAAAGGCGAAATCGAACAGTGATGAGCACAACAAGGAGTATTCTTAAAGCAATGGATATGCCACAAAGTTTCTGGGCTGAAGCAGTACGTCACTCGGTTTATATTCTAAACAGGTTGCCCACGAAGATTCTGAAAAATCAAACACCGTATGAGGCTTTAAAAGGAAGAAGACCAAATCTTGATCATTTACGGGTGTTTAGATGTGTTGGATATGTGAAAGTACCTTCAGATCAAGTAAAAAAACTTGATGACAGAAGTATTCCTATGGTTTATTTAGGAACTGAACCAGGAACTAAGGCACATCGTATGTATGATCCCGAGAAGATGAAAATAGTAATCAGTCGAGATGTGGAATTTGATGAGGCACGCAAATGGGATTGGCATTCCGGAGTAGAATACAATCAAGAACCTAATCACAAAGGAGAATTCGTGATACATATAAACTCCGGTGAAGTTTTCTCGGCTGATCAAAATTCCGAAAATGGGCCTACTGAACTAGGCAGCCCAAGTAGCTCATATAGCCCACAAAGCAGCAACTCCTCAAGTCAAGGAAGATCGACCAATGAGGAAAGCATAACCCATTTTGATGTTAGCAGTCCTGAAACAACAGTAAAACAACGAGGACCTATGCTGTCTCGTCTCCCGACAGATACAGTCAACGAGTCAGATCCATCTATGGCAGAAGAGGAGAcatatgatgatacaccacctcgaGGTTGGAAAAATCAAAGTGATGTATATGATCTTCTTCTTACCGAAGGAGAACCAACAAATTTCAAGGAAGCTACAAGACATAAAGAATGGAAGCAAGCTATGGAAGGTGAAATAGCTTCCATTGAAAGGAATAATACTTGGGAGTTAATGGATCTAAAATGGGTATACAAAATTAAATGGGATGCAAAAGGAAATGTCACACGACATAAAGCACGGCTAGTTGCCAAAGGCTACATCCAGACACATGGTGTAGACTTTGACGAGGTATTTGCACCCGTAGCTAGACTTGAGACTGTTAGACTTATTCTAGCTTTGGCAGCCCAAAGAGGGTGGGATGTTCATCACCTAGATGTTAAAACAGCATTTCTACACGGTGACCTCAAGGAAGAAGTCTTCGTATCTCAACCGGAAGGTTTTGTGATAAAGGGGAAGGAACAAAAGGTGTACAGACTGTCAAAGGCTCTCTATGGCCTGAAGCAAGCTCCACGTGTTTGTAATACAAAATTAGATGGAGTTCTAAAGGAATATGGATTTCAAAGGTGTAAGCTTGAACAAGCTGTATACACAAAAAGAAGGCAAGAAGGATCACTTTTGGTAGGAATTTATGTTGATGATTTGATTGTAACAGGTAATAACCCGGAGAAAATTAAACAATTCAAAAGGCAAATGAAAGATAAATTTGAGATGAGTGATCTGGGCTTACTTTCTTATTATCTCGGACTCGAAGTAATACAAGGCATAGATGGAATAAAAATTCATCAATCTAGATATGCTAAAAGAATCCTAGAGGAAGCAGGAATGTGGGAGTGCAATTCCACCAAATATCCAATGGGACCAGGTCTGAAGTTGATGAAAGATGATGGTAGCAAATGTGTTGATGCAACTGAATACCGAAAAACAATTGGATGCCTACGGTATTTAACTCATACACGGCCGGATCTTACATACTCGGTGggatatgcaagtaggtatatgcaAACTCCTAAAATTACTCATCTTCAAGCTGTTAAGCAAATTCTCAGGTACTTGAAAGGTACAGTAGACCTGGGTATTCACTATCGAAGGAATGGTAGCAATAACCTACTTGGATTTAGCGACAGCAGCTTCTCGGTGGACCGAGATGATGGAAAGGGTACTACTGGATTAGTGTTCTACTTTGATGATGGACCTATTGCTTGGAATTCACAAAAACAACAAACAGTGGCCTTATCATCCTGCGAAGCATCGCAGAATTTATGGCTGCTACTGCAGCAGCTTGTCAAGCAATATGGTTAAGGGGACTCTTAGCTGAAATAACTGGAAGAAAAGAAGAACAAGTTGTGATCAAAGTTGATAATAAGTCAGCAATATCATTGATGAAAAATCCAGTATTTCATGGAAGAAGTAAGCATATCGACACACGGTATCATTTCATACGAGAGTGTGTTGAAAACGAGAAGATTAAAGTTGAATACATCAGTGGAGATCAGCAACGGGCTGATATTCTTACAAAAGCATTGCCGAAGTTAAAGTTTGCTGAAATGAGAGAGATTCTTGGGGTTCAAAGGATTGAAGACTCAAAGAAATAAATGATTACTCAAGGTCAAGATTGGGGGGGTGATCGTTGGACCAATCTTGACATAAAATAATAGTTAGAGGTttattttgtgaaattatatcTCAAATGGATTTGAGGAGGTGGAACATGTGAACGGATAACAAGTGGGCTAGCCGTCATTGTTTTCAATTTTGCTTCTTCTTTGACTTTTCTACTTTATTCTAGACTTGACTATCCTAGATGATTCTAGACTTGGTTATCCTAGATTATTCTAGACTAGACTTGATTAACTTAATGGATAAGGTTAATCAACTATAAATAGGGATGTAATaaggagattgtaataagagtttttctataattggagaaggattttcaataagttcTTGTTCTTAAATTTTACTATTCTGTCTTATAATCTGGTACCAAATTTCTTCATTTAGTTGTATTCAGGTTGTCTAATAGGGCCTGCACACCATTGATCATTTGGCCATTCAGTAATGTCAATtgttgtggtatgaatgtggattTAAGGAACTCATGTAATGTAAAGTTGCTATGTCGaaattttggttgttataatattaAAATCCTTTTTGGTGTCTATTTGGGTAATTATGACCCGTTTGACTAATTGAGAGTCAAATCAGGCATTTGTTAATTTAGACGTCTTATATGTTATATTGAGTAAATTAACAGGTTTTGGTATTTTAAAAATGAGTATCGGGTGTATTTTGGTTAAAGAGCAAGATTTGACCCATTTGGTAATGACTCTCGGGCCTACTTTGTGAACTCTTAAAATGAAATCGAGTCTGCAACTAGGAGACAGATTCAGAACAATGTAACAACTTCTAACACATAACCTCGGTCTTTCAAAGTCGGCCTACAACGGCACATATATATTTTGTTGCTGTGAATTTGATACTTGAAAACATGTGATTTGGCTCACTTAGTTTTCTTTTTATATCTTAAGTATGCGTTGATATCTGCAGCTGTAGTTGGAGTTCCTTCTGCTCTATTTCGGGAATTTATACGCCAGCCAGACTCTGATACAGGCAGCCTTCGTAGACCATCTCATGAATTCTTTGTTCGTCTAGAACCCGAAGGTAGACATCCGCCTTTTTACTAATTATAATGCCAATGCCACTCTTTTTATTTATAAGTACAATGTAGTAGAAATGGGTTTAAATTTGCATTTTTAAGTGTGATGGGATTAAAGCGTTATAAGTTGGCTGACTTGAAATTGATTATAACGatctttttattaataaaatacactAACTGTAAGTTTAAGTAGTGGTTTTTTGAGTTCAATAAGATTTTTTTAGGGGTCCACTAATAAGTTTAGGAGTATCTCCATTATCAGTAATTTCATTGTGAAGGAGACATTTTTGTAACTACATTCCATTGTTACTTCTTCATTTTTGTGTATGCTGCTGCAGTGAATAATATTTTTCGTGGTCAACTACATTTGGGATACAACATTACCTTAAAATTCAGCTTGATGGTAGCAACCTGCTTTTATATATTAATGTTGTTTTCTTACGTTCCATGTTGATGTATATGCTGGTTCGGAAAGCATAATGTTTAGTATGTTGCTAAAGTGTAATGTTGTGTTGTTGATCATAAGAGGAATAGCCTAGACAATCAGCAAACCCAAACAAACTCTACGTATGTAATGAAACAAATAATATAATCGCATTGCCATTTTGTCTTTATCTTCGACTGCTCTTCATCTTCGACTGGGGTGTGGACCAATATTCACAAAAGCATCTCTTCTCTTCATGAAAACCACATCATCCCTGCTGATCGGCTTTCTTTGAACTTAGGTAATGGTCATCTTGCAAACTTCTGGCATGACCCTTGGCTTCAAAATTCTCATCTTGCTGAACGTTTCCCTCGCTTGTATGCAATCGCTTTGGATCACACAGCTACTGTTGCACAAAAATTTTTAAACGGTGCTTGGTGTTGGTCTTGGCGCAGGCCCATCAGGGGCGGTTCAGAAGAATGCCAACTGGTCGACCTGCTCAATGCCCTCGGGGATGTGTCTTTATCTGATTCAGGTGACAGTTGGAATTGGGTTAACTCTTCATCTAACTCTTACTCGGTTTCTCAGGCTCGTATCTTGATTGCTTCTTCAAATTATGTTCCATATTCGGTAGGCTCTCGTTGGTGCTCTAATATTCCGATTAAGGTCAATATTTTTATTTGGAGACTTAATCTTAACAGGTTGCCTACCTTATCCAACTTGGAATCCCGGAATATCTTAGTTGACAGAGATTGTTGTGCTCTTTGTGATGTTTCTGAAGAAGATCGGGATCACCTCTTCATTCGATGTGATACAAGCTATCAAATTTGGTGTAGAATTGGTGTTTGGCTAGGAATCTCTTTCCCTATATTGGATTCGGTTGAGGACCTTTGGAATTGGATCGACTCCTACCCCGCAAACGACACAAAAAAATTAATTCTCCAATCTATTGCTTCTTCGACTCTTTGGAACATTTGGCGGCTCAGGAACGGAATCATCTTCAAAGACCATAACACTAGGAAATCTTACGTTTTTGATTATATTGTTCTTTCGTCTTTTAATTGGATTTTTTCGAGATACCGCAAGTCCTCTCTTAATTGGACTTCGTGGTTACTCTCGCCTTTAAACTCTTTGTAATGTTTTTTCTAGCTTCTCGCTAGTGTTTCTTTATATATtgccgttccaaaaaaaaaaaaaaaaaaaaaaaataattttgtcTTTATAAATATGTAATGTTTATTGGATATTATGACCATTTATCTACTTATATCAGATCCTATTAATGACCACCAGGACTTAACGTACCTAAACTGCAACAGCCGCGACGCGCCCGGACTAAACTAGTTATGACTATATGGCAAAGCTTATATTTAAAATTTTGTGTAATTCGGCAATATACTAATGAGAACCGGTCGGTTTATCTTTTACACAAGGTACCTTTGTGTTTTAAATTGCTCACAATGGACAATTGAGTCTCTTTCATTCATTCACCCTTATTTGTTAAATATCGTAAATTGCATTTTTCACTCGAGGTCGCCCTATCTCACTTGATTAATGCATGTTATTGTAGAATTGTAGAATGTCTTGGTGGTTGAGTGAACTTTGAAGTTACGGGTGGTCACAAGTTCAATTCTTGATcaagtctttatttatttattttgtgtgATCTTCT
This window of the Rutidosis leptorrhynchoides isolate AG116_Rl617_1_P2 chromosome 7, CSIRO_AGI_Rlap_v1, whole genome shotgun sequence genome carries:
- the LOC139859253 gene encoding uncharacterized protein, which translates into the protein MVKEQHQNHFSSSSLLLQNSSLSLEKLHISHLIQYSFHTLLPISFHAIPADFVNTTDAGQPKPYIKNSVHIYLLRVLAVVGVPSALFREFIRQPDSDTGSLRRPSHEFFVRLEPEGNGHLANFWHDPWLQNSHLAERFPRLYAIALDHTATVAQKFLNGAWCWSWRRPIRGGSEECQLVDLLNALGDVSLSDSGDSWNWVNSSSNSYSVSQARILIASSNYVPYSVGSRWCSNIPIKVNIFIWRLNLNRLPTLSNLESRNILVDRDCCALCDVSEEDRDHLFIRCDTSYQIWCRIGVWLGISFPILDSVEDLWNWIDSYPANDTKKLILQSIASSTLWNIWRLRNGIIFKDHNTRKSYVFDYIVLSSFNWIFSRYRKSSLNWTSWLLSPLNSL